A window of Maniola hyperantus chromosome 26, iAphHyp1.2, whole genome shotgun sequence contains these coding sequences:
- the LOC117994173 gene encoding V-type proton ATPase subunit e 2-like: MGFSILPIAIFTVFWGVVGIICPFFAPKGPNRGIIQVVLMLTASTCWLFWLCAYMAQMNPLIGPRLSNETLIWISRTWGNPMPK, translated from the exons ATGGGTTTTTCAATCCTTCCCATCGCTATTTTCACCGTTTTCTGGGGTGTAGTAGGCATCATATGCCCATTTTTCGCCCCTAAAGGACCAAACAGAGG GATTATCCAAGTGGTTTTGATGTTAACAGCCTCGACGTGCTGGTTATT CTGGCTGTGTGCGTACATGGCACAAATGAACCCCCTGATTGGACCCAGACTTAGTAACGAAACCCTCATTTGGATTTCTCGTACTTGG GGCAACCCCATGCCGAAGTAA